From the genome of Nicotiana tabacum cultivar K326 chromosome 2, ASM71507v2, whole genome shotgun sequence:
TTGCCGTTTTCTTATTTACTGATTTATATCTTTCCATAATCTGATTTTGTTTTCCTGTCCAGCCACATGAATAACAATTCGATAAGTGGACAAATTCCACCTGAGCTATCTAAACTTCCAAAGCTACTTCACTTGTAAGTGACATATGATTCTTTAACGTTTTTAATGCCTGAAAAGTCCTTCAAGTGGTGTAAATTAAGATGTCTCTCGGGGCTTAACTAGAAATGTTGCTTTTATAAATGATACTCTTTGATAGGATTCCTTTCTCTCTCATGGCTCACTCTTTGTTTGGTTCAAGGAAAAGGAGGGGACTAAATGATGATTATATCTGTCTCTTCTTACTATTTGCAAGCAACTCGCCCTCTCTTTCAATTTGAGGAATTAAAAAACTCCCGTCCACTCTTACTGAATCAAAATTCATTTGATAAATACTACATGAGATTGAGACCAAAAAGATAAGCCAGAAAATGTTCATTTGAAAATACCTTGATTATCATGATACAAAGGCCTCATTAATATCAATTATTGCACTGTAACATTGTATGTAAAAGTGACTTTTTTTATAGATAGATAAAGATGACTTGTTAGAGTGTATGTAGTTTTGATCTATTTAATAAAATGGTAGCCCGGTGCAGTAAGCACATCCTATGCGCGGGGTTCCGAGAAGGGCCTGACCACATTGGGTCTATTCTACGCAACCTTACCTTGCAATTCTCTCGTGTTTTTTATCTTTTCAATTTGATGAATATTATTTAGAAGTGTGTTTTGTATTATAAAGGACTTATTGCCTTTTTGCTTCATTTTCCAGGCTGCTTGATAATAACAACTTATCGGGTTACCTTCCGCCAGAGCTtgctcaaattccaaatttgcACATACTGTATGCTATCTTTCTTTGCTATGTATATAGTGCTATTTGGATTACTGATATCAGGACGCCTTTTCATTGGTGATATAACTTTAGTGCGGCGGTACTTTTCTCTTGATTTTGGAAGAGGTTTTCCTTACATGAGATTGTGGAAAGGTGATGTAAATTGAAATTCCGTTGCAGATATAGAAAGGGGAGAAGGCAGTTGCAACAATTAGAAATTTTCAAACACCTAGAGATCCTTATTTCAGGCTCTGTTTGTTGAAGTAGCTATTGATTAAGAGGTGTCACGCTCATCACATAAGACTAGTCTTGACACAGAGATTGAAATATTAATCTAAAGCATGTTCGAAGTATAAATACAGGATATCTTAGATGTATCTTTTCGACCTTTGGTAAAGCAATACTTGGTAAAATCGATAGAAATAATAATCATGAGAGTTGCCACTATCACGACCTATCATTGCTGTGAAGAGTATCCCTTCAGCCTATCAAAATACTTTATGGTACTTGCAAAAGATGAAAAAGTTCTTGTTATTTATCAAGGAAACAGTTGAGAATTGTTTCTTTCGGGTATAAAAGACTAGAGCGCATAATGAATGAAAGAGTATGATGTTGAATCAATTTCTGGGCATAGTTATCACCTATAAGATCaatatatgatatgaaatgtcaTGTTACATATGCATGTTAATTCTGACATAGATATAAACAGGGACCATATTTTTCTAATGGAGATTTGACTTGAAAAGGATCCAGCTTATAAAATGGGACTAATCTTTTGTAGGAGATGTCTATGTACATATCTGTTCTCGTCTATTTTACTGTCTCAAATTTTATTCTTTCGGCTCTAACTTCCTTTTATTCTGCAAGCATGAACGTACTTATATTTAATTTTACTCTTATAATGCAGTCAGCTTGATAATAACAACTTTGAAGGAAGTCAGATACCTGAGTCATATGGGAATATGTCACGTTTGTTGAAACTGTAAGTCCATTTAAAGCTCCTCTTTGTGCTGAATATGATTTTAAGTATGGCATGATGATAGAACTGATTATTTATGTCCAGTGGGTGCATAAACCATAACTTCAAAAGGTTTTGTGTCACCAGCTCTTTTATAATCTTCCTGCGAATAAGAAAGAATATTTAAACTATTTCCAATCAACATCTATTTTCATAGTTTTTTTTATCTACTATGGGTTTTGAGACTGCATTGGGTGCATCCAGGTATATGCTTGTAGATTGTAGAATAGTTCTTTGGTGGTAAAACCTCTTATTTAACGTATTATAGAATTGCTAGCAAAAGTGAATGATAAAGCACATTATCTTAAAATATAGAAGTATTGCAGTATATAGCCTGTAATTTCTAGTTAATTGTGTCATTAGAACAATGGTTCAAAGTTGATTAGGATTTCCTGATGATGTTTGCACCAATGGTGGTTCACCTTGTTACTATTCGGCAGCAAAGTAATAGCTAGCCAGTATCTGAAGCAGCCAGTGGAATAACGTTGAAGTTAccaatcaaaagaaaaaagaaaatggctGAAGAAACAGGATGAAAAAATTatgaaagaggtggaagaaaagATTAGTTCATCCGAACCTCAAATACTAGTAACAAGTAACAGGAAACAAATACTATAAGATATAATTTATTCACCTGTTTTCTGTAAAGCTTAAATATATCAAGGTAAGAACTTTTTAAGTTAGATATTCTCGAACCACTGAATGTGTTGACAGTttcagtagcttatatttttgcaTCTTTCTGATTTTAAGCAAGTATTTTACTCTTTCATGCTTCATTTTTCTCAAAGTAGTGAAAACCTCATTTGTTTCAAGAAAGTAGCAAAAACATTGCATGGATATTAGTACTATTTCGTGAGATCTTATATTAACTTGAAGTGATTCCGCTTTTTCATTCTTCCAGGAGTCTAAGGAACTGTAGCTTACAGGGACAACTTCCAAATCTGGGCAACATACCGAACCTTACTTACATGTAAGAATATATTCCAAGTTCTACGTCTGTGCAaactagtggtggcaaaatggtgaaaagaaaaaagttatccacccatattatccattaaaaaatgggttggataatgaactttttaaaaacgggtcaatcatggataagaatcatattatccacttagaaaatggataactaatgggtttaacttttacatttgtaaagcctcaaattgggggttcctcaagctTAGGAGACTAAATTTTCCCAATAGTGAttatattcaagaagccatggaaAATATGGCCGTTTCCCACCCCTAGTGCAAACTATAAGGGCATTCGTACACTCTTTTACATTGCAATGCATTTTTAATGGAGAAATCAAATGTTAATAATCAGGATTCACTTGAGGGAACACAGATCATTTGCTTTAGGCTAAGAGAGgcatcacttaagaccaatatcCAATGTAAATACCCTTTTTGATTATTACTTGCATTTGCAACCATGCATattctaattaattaatttcGCATTTCAGAGATCTCAGCTTTAACCAGCTAAGTGGACCCATTCCATCAGAAAAGCTTAGTGACAATATTACAACAATGTAAGAGCTTGATTCATTTTTGCTGTAAGCTTTATCATGAGTTATTATCTAGCAACTGCTTCCTTAAATGATATTGTCGGGTCCATGATACTGTTGATCTCTCATTTTCTGAAGCAATTTCTTCTGATTGTGGCAGTGATCTGTCATACAACAACCTCAACGGAACTATTCCTTCAAACTTTTCAGGCCTTCCCCATTTGCAGAAAGTGTGAGCATTATTTCCTCtgctttttatcatttttgttgcTCTAGAAGCAGgctttttattaaattatttcgtTATTTCATTACCATTCAGGGTAAATAGCTCACTACAAATATCCATCCAatataattactttattattttattctgttGTCAGGTCACTAGCAAACAATTCATTAAGCGGTTCTGTTCCATCAATAATTTGGCAAAATAGGACATTCAACGCAACAGAGACACTTATCTTGTAAGAATTGAGATTTGGAGAGATCCACATTTGCTTCTAAATTTATCATGAAACCAAAGATTTGTTCCTATAACAGCATGTTCCTTTTTGCTATCCTAATTCTTAATTTTTCCTATATGTCTAGTCTTTAATAACTCCATAGTTTGTGATCAGTACGAGTCTAGTTAAAATGTATCTGCTGCATACTGCAGGGATTTGCGGAGCAATAAGCTTTTGAATATCTCAGGAACTTTGGTTGTCCCACAAAATGTCACTGTTAGGTTTGTTTTTGGCATATAATCTTCATCTTCAGTAATTCCTCTTCGTTTAAAGATACAAATGCAACATCTTACCTTCTCATCTTATTGTTCTTCTAGTCTTCAAGGAAATCCGTTGTGTTCAAATTCTGTCCTATTCAAGTTTTGCGAACCTTACAATGGGGATGCCGATGGCACCTTGCAATTGGCAAACAACACTGATTGTCCTCTTTTGGCATGTCCTCCTCCCTATGAATATGCCCTGCCATTTCCTACTTGCTTTTGTGCTCTACCTCTGCTTGTAGGATACAGGCTAAAAAGTCCTGGGTTTCATGATTTTCGACCATACGTGCATAGGTTTGAGTGGTATATCACGTCTGGTCTTAAGCTGAATCAATCTCAATTACGCCTTAATACATTTGCACTGGAAGCTGGTCCCCGTGTGAGGATGTACTTGAGGATTTTCCCCATCTTTGTTGATAACAGCAGCTCTCATTTGTTCAATAAAAGTGAGGTCCTAAGACTCCGGAGCATGTTCACTGGGTGGCTGATTCCTGATAATGATTTTTTTGGACCTTATGAACTTCTCAATTTCACCCTACTTGCAGATTATAGAGAATGTATGTATGCCTCCTTCCTTAATAAATCATAGTTGTCCAAGGAGTAGTCAATGGAGAGGAAAATTAAACCCTCCACATCTTGATTGCTTAACTTTTTCTAGATATGTCTCTTATTTCTGTTCTTTATGATTTACTCTTAACTGACGTTCACTTGTGAACTTTTAAGAAATCTTTAGCATGACTGAATCTGTTCTCTTGCCTTTGTAAGTAAAAGATCGTGATATATATAACTTGTCAATGTGATTAACTTATTTTGATGAGTGAATATTTCGGTCTATCTCTTGCTTCTTCTTGTACTTCTCCTTTGCTTGTGCATGATATTCCTTTGTTGATGACTTAATTGTTGGGCCATACTTTGGGTGGCTTACCAATCCTTAATGCAATTATGGAAGGGAACAATAGACATGATATCATATTTATCGAAGCATTTAATGGCAAAGTATAGCTATTTGTGTCCTTGTGATATGTACCTTTTACTGTTTTTTTGCAGTCATCCCCCCTCCTTCATCATCTAGTATTAGCAAGGGAGCTCTTGCAGGAATCATACTAGGGGTAATTGCTGGTGCAGTCACAATATCGGCATTCGTATCACTCGTCATATTGAGATTGCATATGAAGAAGCACCACCATGCCGGTTCAAAACGGAACCTATGTGAGTATACTACAGTTACTGATCTTGAAGTTGGTATTCTAAGTCAtcctttctcttttcattttaatTTAGGACCTTTTATGTATCctctctcttttcattttaaTCTAGGACCTTTTATGTTGTGGTGCTTTCAGTGACTAGCATTTTAAGTTATTGAAGACAATACATTCTCATACGTCTTTACCACTTGGATTACATTTTTTTACCAAGATAGCTAATCATGAAACTGAAAGAGACATTGAATTATAGATGCTATATAGAATGATGAAGATACAGTGATGTTAAATTAGATTTGTTTATATAGAACGATGAAGATACAGTCTCCAGTTGAAAATATACTGAAATTTCAAAAAGTATTATAATGAGCATGTCATCTCTGCAAAGAAATAAGAGATGTTAGATCCAGCTATGgttttcatttgtaaatatccttgaagactaagagcccgtttggatgggCTTATTTCAAGCGACTTTTTAgccaaaatagcttttaagccatAAGTTAGGAATTCTAGATTTTGGCTTGTTTTTGTCATATTAGCTTAAAAAGAAGTGCTTAAAAACACTTTTTTACTTTATCCAAACACTACAAAAtggcttaaaagcacttaaaataagcccATCCAAAGGGGCTCTAAGATCTTCTCTTTCATCTAGAAAGTTAGCCTAGTTCATGAGCTTACCGATTGACAGCATAATCAACTCTTGTTAGTGTATCTTATCTTGCATATCATTAGTACACAGTTGAAAAGTACACATTGCTTTTAGGCCTGCAAATTATGTAAATCCCAATCTCAACTCTGATTCCATGAAGGTGGAGATTATGCTATACTGTCTCAAACGTCTTAAAGTTATAAGCCCACGTTTTTGTTTTGCAGTGTCAAAAATCTCTGTCAAAATTGATGGTGTTAAGGAGTTCAATTTTGATGAATTGACACTGGCGACCAAAAATTTTAACAACTCCAGCCTTGTTGGACAAGGAGGGTATGGAAAAGTTTATAAAGGTACTTTAACTGATGGGACAGTTGTAGCCATTAAACGAGCTCTAGAGGGATCGTTACAGGGCCAAAAGGAGTTTCTTACAGAAATTGAACTACTATCTAGGCTACATCACAGAAACCTTGTCTCTTTACTTGGATACTGTGGTGAAGAAGGTGAACAGGTACTTTATTACTTCAATCGTTGATCCAAAGTTTAACATATCTTACCATCATGAACAAATATCAAATGGAGCAGTATGCTGAatttattaaaaccaaaaaatTCGTTTTTACACCGGAAGGGAAAAGGCAATAGATGACTCCTACAAGCACATGCACATGCACATGCACATTTACAAACGGATACAGATTTAAGAGATGATTTTGAGCTAGCAAATAATTGTTGGACTATTTTAATGTTCTGATGGCTAATACTATTTTGCCTCTGGCTGATTataggtcttttctttttcttcttctttatataTACTTGTCTGTAACCTTTTGGCAATGATGTGCTTTACCTGCAGATGCTGGTATACGAATTTATGCCTAATGGTACTCTGAGAGATCATATATCTGGTAAATAACTATATAATTCACATTGTTATTGCCTCCATTTATTTGTGCAAATCTTTTCCTTTTAGCACTTCATTTTGATAAGCAAAGAAACATGTAAGTATGCAAATGATAAACTGATTGACAACTGCTGGCCTTGCCCCCAACAACCCCACCAAAATCCCTTCCAATGAAGATACTAGTAAATCAAACTTACTACTGTTTAGTCTTAGGTGATTGCTTTGAGGGGAAGCACTAGCAGAAATCAAGTCTTTCACCATATCAACTTGGATTTAATGGGTTAACTTGTGATGTGACAGGTAAATGTAAAGAACCTCTAAGTTTCGCTATGCGATTGAGAGTCGCCCTGGGTTCAGCTAAGGGCATACTCTACTTGCACACAGAGGCTGATCCTCCCATATTCCATCGAGATATCAAGGCAAGCAATATATTGCTAGACTCTAAATTTATTGCCAAGGTGGCTGACTTTGGACTTTCACGGCTCGCTCCAGTCCCAGATCTTGAAGGGACTCTGCCTGCTCATGTATCAACAGTTGTTAAGGGCACTCCGGTGAGCTTTGATTGTTCAAGAAAGTAGATACTTTAAGCAAAATCATCCCCTAATATGATGTTTATTTTTGTCATCCTACCTTCCGATATACTTAAGAATTCTGTAAGAGGAAAGTAAGCAGATGGTTGTCCAATTACCGTATGCACAAAattaactcaaacaaagttcctCCAACTGACAAATTTGTAACTCTAAGACCTGTTCTCTGCAGGGATACCTTGACCCAGAGTATTTCCTAACTCATAAGTTGACAGACAAGAGTGACGTTTACAGCCTTGGTGTTGTATTCCTTGAGCTGCTCACTGGAATGCAGCCAATTTCACATGGCAAGAACATTGTTCGGGAGGTACTGTCTTACTGCTTGCCTGTCCACAATTAGGCTAACATAAATATTCTGTCTAAATTCGTTTGTCATCTAGACATTTCCATATTCTCCAGAGTAAGCCAGGAGACATTGTCTTGGAAGTGTTAAAACATAGGGGATTTGAGGAATAAGCTCAAGGTTATTCGTGCAGATTCCACCTTCACACGGGCTATGCTTGCCTCTTCCTGAAAATAACTAATTCAAAAAAACATACTACATTTCACATAATTTAGTTCCTGTTGTATGATCTCATGGATATATTGTACTGGATATCTACAGGTCAACCTTGCATACCGTTCTGGTATGATATTCAATGTTTTTGATGATCGGATGGGATCTTATCCTTCGGAATGTGTGGAAAAGTTCATTAATCTGGCTCTCAAATGCTGCCAAGAAGAGACAGAAGCTCGGCCATCAATGGCAGAAGTGGTTCGAGAACTGGAAAACATACGGCTTATGATGCCCGAATCCGACTCTATAATTAGAGATTCCCTGGTCACTGATAGTGAAAAGGATAGCAGCACTCCATCCTCAACCTCAGCTATGAAGTATCCTTATGTTTCAGCTGATGTGTCCGGTAGTGACCTTGTCAGTGGTGTTGTTCCTTCCATTCATCCTAGGTGATAGATATTTCAGCCTCTTGCTCCTATGTACAGTCCATTATAAATATTACATACCATATGGTAGTATTTTTCTAACCCTTAGCCAATGCTTGTAACATTATATATAGCATCCAACATAGTTAATGTGCAGGATTTTTTCTTGAGTATCTTGTTTGAACTTGTTAAGTCAAATCGATGTCtgcttacttttttttttttttttttttctgtactCAGTCAGACACAAGATTTGACCTTGTACAAGTGACTGAGCTACATGTTATTTACCCCATTTTCTGGGAGTAATAGTAGTTGTTCTTATTTCCAAATTTGAAAAATGTGAATATTCTTTCTAATTACTTGTGCTATATTGTTAAAGGGGTGAATAGTCTTGAGTAAGGGATGTTCAAATAATAAGAGGTGAACTATTGGAAAAAGATAGAAATGGCCTGATTTACAACTACTAATTGATAactagccacaatttcaaaagtaatcgaaatttaatcactttttcttgtaaaaacaatatttgtacaaaaacacccttaaaaatctgaaaaaattccagtataatattttggagttcaaattttttacatatgagattccagcataatgcgttagaatttcataatgtgctggagttcaACATAATATACTAGAAGTTTATACGCAGGAGCTTCATAGCCCATCATATTATGCTGAAGTTTTTCGTATTTTAGCTAGAGTATTTTTGTCCTGATTTTAGTTCCGcataaaatagtggctattttccaatgactttgcaaatgctgacTATTGTTCAATTATCAATCCGAAAATTGACTATCTATTTTCAAGGCACTATTCGAACATGAAAAATAAAAACGAATACATCATCTAGGAGGGTAAAGTTCTTATTGAAGCTGAGCATTCACCTTTTGACAATAAGGCAGTAAGTGCTGTAATTACTTTAGCAAAAAGGACACTTAGAGCCCCATTTGAATATTTAAAGGCAAAAATGCTCCTTTTTGAAAATGACCCAATTTGACCCAATTTAACATTTATTACTCGCGTGCCCCACCTTTCCCACGCGATGCTTGTGCCTTCTCCCCCTTTCTCACGTAACGTGGGTTTGCAGTTTCTCGCAAACGTAGTTCAATTTTTTATGCGAATCCTTCCTTGCCGCAGAGCATTGTGCAGATTTTTCCTTCAAAATCttcgttttttattttttctttcctcCTCCTCTAAAGTTTTGAAATGTAAAGCTTTTTTGTAAGCTTTAATTTggggaaatatttttttttatgggTAGAAAGCATAGCCTTAAGCACACACGACTTTTTCATTCAATTCTGTTATCACAAGTTTCTGCTATTTCTATGGATGACAAAGATTATTCAGGAAAAGAGGTAAGAACGACTGATTCATATATAAGAGAGGCTCCAAGTGACCATGCAAATGGAGAATCCTCTTTAGCAAATGGTTCTTCAGCTAAATCAAATGGATATGAACCTGTTACTTTAAGAAGAACGCGTTCTCAAAGTGCTAACGAACAAGAAACCGATGGCTCTCAAAATGCTAAGCAACGAGAAATTGATGGTTCTCAAAGTGCTAAGGAAGAAAAAATAGATGGTTCTCAAACTGATCGGTGCCTAAAATAAGAGAAATGTCTCTGTATCTGATATTCGTAAGAAGAAACATGTCAAATCTGCTTCAAaggtaatttttttatatattcaaAGTTTTCATGTGTGTTAGTATTTACTTTTTAAGAGCTAGTTCCTCTAATAGACATGCCTTCTTAGCTAATTGGAAAATAGAAGATAGTCATATACTGATAAATTATTCTAATGGATATCATGTGGTATACTCTTATATATGTGCTAGATAGTCATATACTGATAAA
Proteins encoded in this window:
- the LOC107820689 gene encoding putative LRR receptor-like serine/threonine-protein kinase At1g06840, with product MSGSKVSLIGISLILWVCWSLLFTGADSQVTHPDEVKALRAIKKSLVDPNGNLSNWRRGDPCRSNWTGILCYKETNNDGYLHVRELQLLDMNLSGKLSSELGRLSYMKILDVMWNAITGTIPKEIGNIKTLELLLLNGNQLTGSLPEELGYLPNLNRIQIDQNHISGPLPVSFANLKKTEHFHMNNNSISGQIPPELSKLPKLLHLLLDNNNLSGYLPPELAQIPNLHILQLDNNNFEGSQIPESYGNMSRLLKLSLRNCSLQGQLPNLGNIPNLTYIDLSFNQLSGPIPSEKLSDNITTIDLSYNNLNGTIPSNFSGLPHLQKVSLANNSLSGSVPSIIWQNRTFNATETLILDLRSNKLLNISGTLVVPQNVTVSLQGNPLCSNSVLFKFCEPYNGDADGTLQLANNTDCPLLACPPPYEYALPFPTCFCALPLLVGYRLKSPGFHDFRPYVHRFEWYITSGLKLNQSQLRLNTFALEAGPRVRMYLRIFPIFVDNSSSHLFNKSEVLRLRSMFTGWLIPDNDFFGPYELLNFTLLADYREFIPPPSSSSISKGALAGIILGVIAGAVTISAFVSLVILRLHMKKHHHAGSKRNLLSKISVKIDGVKEFNFDELTLATKNFNNSSLVGQGGYGKVYKGTLTDGTVVAIKRALEGSLQGQKEFLTEIELLSRLHHRNLVSLLGYCGEEGEQMLVYEFMPNGTLRDHISGKCKEPLSFAMRLRVALGSAKGILYLHTEADPPIFHRDIKASNILLDSKFIAKVADFGLSRLAPVPDLEGTLPAHVSTVVKGTPGYLDPEYFLTHKLTDKSDVYSLGVVFLELLTGMQPISHGKNIVREVNLAYRSGMIFNVFDDRMGSYPSECVEKFINLALKCCQEETEARPSMAEVVRELENIRLMMPESDSIIRDSLVTDSEKDSSTPSSTSAMKYPYVSADVSGSDLVSGVVPSIHPR